The following are from one region of the Neurospora crassa OR74A linkage group III, whole genome shotgun sequence genome:
- a CDS encoding DUF1183 domain-containing protein, whose product MRLLDPSSSSSLVGVAALLFLSSLLPNGLNGAEAAKSGKAKDAVLLSNIRSLTLLPNSKTTGRRLPPIPQLKCTSSRTLCALASPHISLMRCVNQGPRYDKEDIQWSCTVPSLPTTLQLGSTDVICEGYDGPEDDYVLKGSCGVEYTLALTEEGRRKYGHGNGNGNGNGGWEEGEEGENKWAGYLFGVLFVGVLGWIVYSACVQAGGVNRGVPGAEGQRRGWGGGGGGGGPGGGGDWNDPPPPYPGSNGYGNKPSGSQQQSGQQQQQQQGWRPGFWSGLAGGAAAGYLAGQRGRGREEYDNRNRGYNYGSTWGSSSGSRNRSWGSSSSSRSYSGGDNGGSSGTTTHESTGFGSTSRR is encoded by the exons ATGCGCCTCCTcgatccatcatcatcatcatcgttggTGGGAGTAGCAGCGCTCCTCTTTTTATCTTCGCTACTACCCAACGGTCTCAACGGTGCAGAAGCAGCAAAGTCGGGTAAAGCTAAGGATGCGGTTTTGCTTTCTAAT ATCCGCTCCCTAACCCTCCTTCCCAACTCCAAAACCACCGGCCGCCGCCTCCCCCCCATCCCCCAACTGAAATGCACCTCCTCCCGCACCCTCTGCGCCCTCGCCTCCCCGCACATCTCCCTCATGCGCTGCGTAAACCAAGGCCCCCGCTACGACAAGGAAGACATCCAATGGTCTTGCACCGTTCCCTCCTTACCTACTACTCTCCAGCTGGGCTCCACGGACGTGATTTGCGAAGGGTATGATGGCCCCGAAGACGACTATGTCTTGAAGGGTAGTTGTGGGGTTGAGTATACCCTTGCGTtgacggaggaggggaggaggaagtatggacatggaaatggaaatggaaatggaaatgggggatgggaagaaggggaagaaggggaaaacaAGTGGGCGGGGTATTTGTTTGGGGTGTTGTTTGTGGGTGTGTTGGGATGGATCGTGTATAGTGCTTGTGTGCAGGCTGGTGGTGTGAATCGAGGGGTTCCTGGGGCGGAGGGACAGAGGAgagggtggggaggaggaggaggaggaggaggacctggtggaggaggggattgGAATGATCCGCCGCCACCGTACCCTGGATCCAATGGATATGGCAACAAGCCGAGTGGAAGTCAGCAGCAATCgggacagcaacagcagcagcagcaaggatGGAGACCAGGGTTCTGGTCGGGACTAGCGGGTGGTGCGGCGGCTGGGTATCTAGCTGGacagaggggaagggggagagaaGAGTATGATAATCGCAATAGGGGGTATAATTACGGAAGCACATGGGGTTCGTCGTCGGGGTCGAGGAACAGGAGTTGGGgatcgtcttcttcgtcacgGAGCTATTCGGGTGGGGATAACGGTGGCAGTTCAGGGACGACGACTCATGAAAGTACCGGGTTCGGATCGACGAGTCGCCGCTAA